atcatattttacatttattttggacCCAAAAACTCCCAAAATGAACCTTTAAATTATTACAAataacattttcacacacttcCAACAAAACTTGCCTAAGCCTGATGATATAATGATCCTAGCAGCCACAGATTTAATAATGTGATTAAAAGGACTCACGGTGATGTACCAGGTGCATTTACTGTTGGGTTTGTAAGGACTGGGGAATCCTTCACTGGCCACGATGCCTGAGTCTACAACCAGGTGGCCTCCACACAGGAAGACAGGcctaaaataaatttaaaaaaaaggaaaatgtcacAACCAACAGTTTCAATATTTAACTTTGCATGCTTCATCGGAGGAAAACGCAGCTCGTATTTTGCAGCTATACGTACGACAGCAGAGGCCCTGCATACATGCTGCAAACCACAGCGGCACAGTCTGTCTCTGTTCTCTGAGTGTGGGGAGGTTCCCTGTGAGCTCTCCtggttcatgttttttcatCAAACTTTAAAGCGTGCACACTGCCGACATACAGTATACCTGCTGTAAGGTGTCGCTACACTGTAACTGTACCACAAGAAAGCTGCACATAGATGTAACATGAACTCTACTTTAACAGAGGAGCACTTTaaaatgctgcacacacacacacacacacacacacacacacacacacacacacacacacacgggggtTAAGTGATGtacacaccacacacagataaacacagatCAAAGCAGGGGCCAGCCTCTACTTTTGATTTCACTGCTTGTTAACGAAGACGTCTGCTGCTCTGGCATGTGGCAGAAAAGAGctctgtttttgtagttttgtgcTTTAGCAAGAAAGAGACCAAAATAAATTGTCTTTTTCCTGGCATTTAGCTGCTTACAGTTTTTGTTATGTACTTCAGgcatgtgttttgtgtctgctgtggtgcTATAAGGCCACATTtggcaaacaacaacaaaaaaaaaagtccagtgGCGGTGCAGTCCCTCCCTTCTGACCCTCCAGGGCTAAACAGCCCACAggcatgtgtttgtctctcatGTTCAATTTACaccctgtatgtgtgtgtgtgtgcaagtagCTCCAGCAGTGTGCGCTCCAGGTTCAAAAAACATCcagaatgtatttatttttctattttatttttgtttcatacCACAAGACTCAAGAGTGAAATAATAATCAACATGTAACAATAACTAAAGACACTAGGTAAACAcaagtgaaacattttgatttttttctaccttttttttacatcttctgTGGTTTTCAGTACACAACAACGACAAGTAATGATCAATATTTAAGGAAAACTAGAGTGGGAAGTGGTATCAAACAGCGTGAGGAAAAACTGGATCGGTTttccaaacacagcagcagtttattacaatcaacattttaaaaaatcctaAAGGAAAAGAGGTAAACAAAACTAGGCAGATTTGTTTCTGAAAGATTGCATGTGTTGCATTCATACCACATTTACAGGCCATACAATTACACCTGGTATGTGATATTCTGCCACACTTTAAAGAATCTGCTACAAGACTCGTGAACAATAAATGTTATCACCATTAGAGACACCTAAATTAACCCTGATCAGGTGTTTATAATGGAGGAGACACTTCTTTCCATTTTAACCAGATAGGGTTTCATCCtaggacacaaacacattaagtTAAGAGGTAAATGGGAACATTTGTTGCcagttttgacaaaaacatcACGTGAGGACAAGCgactgtaggcctacatgtgCCCAGTTTAATCACTGCATCAATTACAGCATACTGTCATTTCGTGTGTTTATGGGACGCTaaccacatcttcctgaaaaACTGCAGCCTTCTAATTCTACTTCACTTTTCTGTAATCATGATACTGCAGCCAGGAGATGAAATAACACACAGCAGTTTAAGATGTGGGCTTGAAAACGGACGGCATGCCAcatgtgcaggattttttttttttttttagggaaaaAGATGCACAAAAAGGACATTGATAGCCATATTGGAAGTatttcactctctcacacatacacacgtttGCTTACCTGGTGAGGTTGGTCTCAGTCTGCGCTTCGGTCCATCCCAGTGTCAGaatgacaaaaagacacacaatcCACACCCTGTCCTCCATCCTGTTGCAGAGATTAGGgaaagacaggagaggagaagaagaggaaggagggagaacTGCACCCAGAGGGGTGGAGAGCGATGCAAGGTTcaagaggggaggagaagggagaggaAGGGATGGTCGAGGAGGAGGTGTGTTatgaagaagaaaggagaaTTAATGTGACTGAGAGGATAAAAACGCTGTTTGACACACAGGGATTTAACATTAATTACACTGTAAACTCAGCCACAGCCAAAAGCAATAAGGATATACAGTCCAGAGTACAGTTTGTGTTATGTTCTGGCtatgtgctgttgttgtttaacatGTAGCGTAATGGAATATATGGAAAATGTATGTTTCTGCAGACAGAGTGCCACTGTTGCTAACAGGAGCCAGGTTTTCGTTCGCCTCACTGGCAACTAGGAAGCTCTATTTGGAGAAGTTGGGCTTTGGTCCACAcagaaatatctcaacaacCATCATGGACGGCTTTCATGGTGCCCAGAGGAAAAATCCTACTTTATATTCAGACAGAATGCAAATCACCTTCTACAGGCAGcgaattgttaataaagttgttgaaaatcacaaagaaacacaaatttGCCCTGGCTAAAGAAATAACTGGAACTAAAACAAACATACCGGTAAATATCTGATTTTAGTTAAGCCTAGAGGACATGCAACAACATCTAAACTAAGGAACACAGCCTAGCATGGTTTGTCTGTCCGTTGCTAGCGAGCTTAGCGCTAACATAATTGCTGCTCGAGACAAAACTAAAGTTTTGGTGAAATGTGCTGAAAATGTGCATTACTTTCTTTCCACGTGAAAATGGAGTTTTCCTCTGCTGCCATCAAGAAGTGTTACATTTATGATAAATCGATGCCCCGCCTGCTATCAATTTTTTATCACatccaattattattttttactcatGTGTCACCACAGGTTCAAGATTTTATGAAATTAGACTTACTACAAATCCCTAACCTAACAAAtgagaacaaaataaaatacagaattgTTAATGTAATTCATGAATAAGTGTAGCAGGTGAGCATTCACTGATAGGGGTGTGGGAGCTCATGGCTTGTCTTTACGACATCATAGTGTAATATACATTCTTAATTTATAAGCCTTGCAATATTTAGCCAATGCATCTCCTACTGTacatgtgtcttttttcttaCTTAAACTCTTGTATGTTAAGAGGTGTTGTATTGTTTGTGGCTAAACATGCTAGTAGCATTATTCAATAGGTCTATATAAGCTGTTCCCATTTTTTGTATCTGCTCCTAAATTGGGGGTGATTAAAAgtagtacatttttttaaattgtcaaatACTTATTTATccaataataaaatacaattttcaaGCCTAGCTCTGCTTAGTGTCCATGCTAACTAATCTGCTGGGTCATCATGCTGAAATCTGCTAGCACCAACTGCACACATCCAGCTCACAGAACTGCTAACACAATTTACTGTGAAAATAAAGGTTATTATGAGGATTAAATTCCTTTACACTACATTAAAGTTCAGTTCAATTAGTAGTGGGTGAAGGAGTTCAGTTTAAATGTAGGAAAGAATGAAAAATACAAGTTCAAAATAGAAACTAAGATTGGTCCAATAAAAGTAAACATGGAGGAAAGAAAACTGGTTCTACTGCAATATGAAATACGTTTGGCAGGAGAAGAGGACcatcattattttaaataaaggtttaaatacATCAATGTGACTCAAAACTAGTACAAATAGTTAATTAGCATAAGCTGCCTCACAATAtgacaaacatgacatgaaaatgATTGCAGCCATCATGAAGTTCACTAAAGTCAGCTTTCCAGCTTTGTGTTTACCTAAAAGAGGgcatgtctttgtcttttttaggCTGCGGTGACCACTTGGGGTTAAAGCCACAGCTGGATAGAAGCAGACTGTGgttctgtgaggaaagcagctGCCCTGATCCACTCTTAGTTCAGCTCATTTCAGACAGTTCTGTGTATCCACGCCAACTGTTGCAAAACACCCGCCAACGAAAATACGCTGCGAAAAGATGTAATCATAAAACTAACAGCAGGAGACAATAAATTGGAGCAAGATTTTACATTTCAAgtcattttattgtctttttttgtacaaaGAATTTTCACAAAAATATTAAGAAACTGTTGCAAACACCACTGACAAAACATAGGATATCACATGACCAGAACAGTgccacagagaaagagagtaacaggacagagaggaaagaaagataGTTTACACTCTCCAAGCTCTCCATAGAGTTTAGAGAGTCGAGTCCTCCTCTTTCAAATACACCCATCACCATGGGCAAAGCACCGGCAACACAAAAGCCATCTCAGCCTCTTAGGATGGAAATACTGTCTGTGATTCCTCAGACAGACGTTGTTCTTTTCCCACACAAATGCACCTACTAATGCCCGGCCGAGGAGCAACCTTAAAAAGTCCAGGTTGGTCTCCAGGTGATTGCCACGTTTCCCCACGATTTTAACTGCTCATTGCTCAAGAAAAGCAACAAGATTGCCGTGTCGTGAGAAAATAAACGTCATCTCTGTTCGGAGACTGTGaaagtgattgtttttttctgctgcaatTTCAAAACTGCAAAGATTTCTGTCCtggttttttcttattttacagTATACACATACTCGTCTTTGCAGTGGataaagtataaaaatataCACATTGTTTACAAAATAAACCTGGTTCTTACTGTACAAGTTGCTTCTTCTGTAGTTCAGACAaactttttacataaaaaaaaagaaaaaaaagaactgagtCTGAGTGAGAAAAACGGATCTTGCTGGCAATCagtcaacaagaagaaaagtcACAGATGAACTCCCTTCTTTCCTCGTGAGCAGGAGAGATGAGGTCATCGAGGAGGACACTGTGGTGAAGAACATCCATCTTTAAGTAAAGGCGCCTTTTATGCAACACATTCCCCTTCGTCCTCTCTGATTATTTTACAACTTATTTCAGAATAAATATTTCAGGAGCTACAagggcagctgaagagaaacaaaagggaCAAAAACACTTGTGCGTGTCATGTGGCTTCCAAGGCGTTTAATATGCGCTCATACAACGGGCCTGGTGTGCTGTCATTTAACTTCACGGAGAATGAACACGGCCAAGTGTCCGACCTGACCTGTCGTTCAGTTCATGGAAGTTTCCTTTCAGAATATGCACCGTAAACTTTTAACATCTTACAAGTGTAACGATGTCCCAGACATGGAAAGGTCTTGGAAGGTGCATATTTAACACCCGGCACCCTGTGCAGTGCTGTTCAGGTGCCGGAAGGTCCTGGAAGGTGCATTTTACCTGCATACCAGCAGCGAATGTTCATGATAGTACTCTTTATCTTTGGCAACCAACTCAGTGTGTCATGTGAGATTCAGCCTGTTGAGCCTTCGCTTTTTCCTCTGAGCACGCTCTCAGCTCCTCCGCTGGCATTTCCTGGTTGCTAtcaagtgtttttgtgttcttctgctccacttcttcttcctcctcctcctcttcttcatccacGTCATCAGGATGAGCTTCATCCATGGCGGTCTCGCAGAGACTTTTCTTCCCTTTGCTGCCATCTTCCTGACCTTTGAGCACGCTGCACAGCTCCATCTCGTGGATCTCTACGTCAAACGGAGCGACGGCAGGCACGGTGGGCGGAGACTTGCAGCCTGCACAGCcctgagagagacaaaaaatgaTACAGTTATTAACTTTTaagttctttgtgttttttcatttatgCTTTATTAATGTATCCAAATAGAAATACTCACAGAGATGTTGATGGCTCGTGGCAGGCGTCCTGTGCGGATCCAGGGGTGCACctggctcagctccctcttctgCTCCTCGTTGAAACGAGGCTGATGCTTCTGCATGCTCCTCAGGGCCTCGCGGTCCTCTCGCAGCACTGTCTCCATATCCCTGTGAGGAAAAATACAGGACATTTGTTAATTTCTGATGGTCTGCTAGCTGTTAAATGTAAGGTGTTAGGAGGGCTTTATATCATTTTCGAtgatttgaaaataattaaaaggtACAAATTCTGTTGAacaattttaaaagttttagaCTAATCTTCTACACTTTCATCCAAACAATATTGTAGGAATTAATATATGACTTAAATTCAAGGGCTTCTATAAATTTGCCCCCTAAAATAGGCAGTAAGAATAGTAAAATGATATCAAAAGCATTtgaattgacattttaaaagtccCAAGTGTTTAAGAAGGTCTGTAAAGTAACAGTAGTTCTGTTTTCTATGGTCACATTATGCCCAGTGTTTTACCTGACAGGCAGCTGGTACGTCATCATCACTTTGTCATCGGTGTTTGCCAACAGAAGCCAGATGGGGTCCTGCAGGACACACTTGATAAACTGCTCCTCGCCACCATCTCCTCCACCGctgctgctgccccctgctgtctGTTTACGGGAGTGATCGTTCTCCGATGAGTCGATGCTGCCAAAGTACTTGCTGGTGTGGCTGCCCTGACTGCTGCCTGGAAGCACCAAGAAGGAAATGTGTGTAAGAAAACAGgtctcatttgttttatttcacaggTAAACCTTTAAAATCTATTAGTTCAAAGTAAGTTAAGTAATGTTCATCCTAACTGTTGCTGTGACCAAGCCCCTTAGAAAATTGAAACCCCGAGCACAAAATAATTTCTAACTACATTCCTTTGTGATTAAAATGTAGTTAGTCTGTAAAGATGAGTCTACTTACTGGTGCCGCTGGTTCCGGAGGAGCTGCAGCCGTTGGACCCGGACCCCGAACCAGAGGACCTGGTACCTGAGGACCCTGAACCAGAGGCAGCCGAGCCGGTGCCGGAGCGGGAGTCTTCATGTAACAGCATGTCGAGCAGGTCGCTGGAGGTGGACATGGCATCTTGGTTGGACTCATTAGTTTCACCCtaatgaggagaaaaaaacaatatattttcaagttttattgtttcttttttttttttttttttatgtaatctTAACATCCACTCCTGAAATTCTGGGAACTTACATTCTCATTCTCCTTGGAGGTTTCATCAGAGATTCCCTGATTGGCCGAGCTCTGTAGCGGCTGAGTTGCCCCGCCTTGCACAGAAGGCGTGGCTTGTTGTGATGCCGCAAGAGCCGTGGCGACCTCTAAGCGGTTGCTCGGCGACTCCTCTAGCTGCAGGAGGTTTAGAGGTGAGGAGCATCGGGACTGGAAGAGAGGGGACTCTGCACCCTCACGGTCGGCTGGTGTATGACTGTAGGACTGAGGGGTGCTGCTACGGGAGGGGGTGCAGGTAGTTGGGATGGGAACGTGGACGGGGTTGGAAATGGAAGCAGGGGCGTTGATGGGGAATGAGAAGTTTGGGTTGTAGAAGTGTCCGGGTGTGGGGACTGCTTGGGAGATAGGAGCTCCCATCTGGGGAAACATGTAGTTGGGTAGCACCAGGGCCATCATTGGAGGCACCATTTGGGTGGGGGGAACCATCTGGGGGGGAGGGACCATCTGAGGGATTGGGAAACGTGAGGGATCGGGGATAGGGACGGCCTGAGGGAATGGCTGTGTGATTGGGGGGTACATCGGGTAGATGGGAAGCATTCCTGGAGCGAAGGGGGCAGAGGGAATGCTGGCTTGGGAGCCCACAGACGGCCAGGAGGAAGAGTTTGTTGGGGGTCCCAGAGGCATGTTGAGGGGTAGGGGGGCTGTGCCGATTCTGTTGTCCAGCTGGCTTCCACTACGGCCCATAGAGCTGTGCTGGTCTGAAGACTCCTGAGGCTTCAGCCTTTTACCGCCGCGACCACGTCTGTGACCTGTGCTGCTTCCTGCGGCCGGGTAATCTCGGGAACAACGCACTCCTGGGAGAAACAAATGGAGAAgttatttaatttacatttttcacaatcAATTTCAAGCCTTCTGACCATCCTGAGCAAGGCCCAAGACTAACAGTTCTATTCTGGCctagaaaggtaaaaaaaataataaattatttattttttgctttcaaACTCTCTCATATTAAGTATCAAATCACAGATTAATGACATgacttgtttgtgcatgtgagcAGTGCGTTTGTACCTCGTGACAGAGGGTTGGCAGCCGTGTTGTGGCACCGCAGACCAGAAGATGACGTCTGATCAAACACTCGCAGCTTGCTGAGGTCTTTGAAGCGGTCGAGGAAcgcctgctcctcctgctgcgTGTGGGCGGACAATACCTCCTTGGTCAGACCCATCCGCCCTCCTCCACTTCTCCAGCTGTCCCTCTCTGGCTGACCAGTTTGGGGGAGAGGCGATGcgtgagggggaggaggaggaggaggcggtgtGATGGCGGGGCGAGTCGGTGTGATCGTACAGGGAGTGAGCTGTGTTGTGGGGGTTGTGGGAGCATCCTCCATTATGATGTCTGAGAcgggagaagaagaaatagagaGCAGTTTTAGATCGCTGTTTTGCAactttttgaaagaagaaataaaaaaagagaattatTTTCCTGCTTCTTCTGAGAAATGAAAAGTTAACACTCATTGACTTTGGTGCTTCATCCTTACTCTATCTGCTAATACCATTGGCATAGAGCTGCTAATTTTAGCCTGTTTTACTTAACTTTAATTAGAGCTATGTTAGTTTACAGAATATAAGACTCTTTTGTAATTATGCTAATGTAAAACTAGATGTTCTCATTGAACATTATCAAGAAAAAGCTAAATTGTCTTACTGtaacagacaaaaagagagaggaaactgCAGAAAACATACATGAGGTAAAAGTAAAAAACTAGACagcaagaatttaaaaaaggaagcagAGAGAATAAGGATAAAACAGATTAAAGCATAAAACAGGTTACCTTAAATCTGCAGTTTTATCACATGCCGCTACACGTTTCTGAAAGATAATTCTTAAAACCTTCGTAGATGTAAATACCAATCTGAGCTTTGGGtttacaaagaaaatgaaggTAGTATCATAAAAAACAGCATCAAAGTGTGTTTTGtcaacaaaagagaagaagaaagtttcCCGAGAAAAAGATCTGGGCAagatgttttacttttaaaaagattcaAGGACATCATGTTGTCATTTCACAGAAACAAGCTGCTGAGAGGCACACTAGAGGGTtcagagagtgtgagtgtggagGGTCCCCACCTGACTCAGGTGGCTTCTTGTCTCCCACATGCACGATGGTGCTGCTGAAGCTACACTGCGAAGGGTCTGAGGCTACGCTCTCTGCCTTTGTGGCCATGGTCAGATGGGGCAGAGGAGGTGGTTCACCTATGAGGCTAACTGAACCACCTGTAGAGAGACACGAGTGTGACAGGGTCAGTTTGAGAGGTATCAGTATAATCGTCTGGACGagcacatacaaacacaagcaTGCTTATTGGTGGACAATCTGTCCAGGCATTTCATATTCAGtgacaagaacaaaaacattttcacagtaTTTTAGGtggtaaatatacaaaaaagaataatgaaataaacatgaaacattttctacattAAAAACTATGTTAACACTTAAACAAGttattttgaaagtaaaaaataagTACCTTTGCAGTTTGCATCCTGCTGTTTGTCCTCATCAGAGGTGGAGGTGCATGAGGACGAGCCGCACTTTCTTTTTACTGTGTTAGGAATGTTACAGCTTTCCAAGTACCTGCACAGAGATGAATCATAGTTAGATGAGTGATTATCAACTTAACAATAGCCATATAAGAGAGGGCTTTATATGCTTGAGCTCGTACCTTATGATGCTGTCCAGACAGTTGATCTGCTGGTAGGAGTATCCAGCGGGAGGATCCTTACGGACGAGCGCTGGAGGGACCAGGGCTTTGGGAGGTTTGGTCAGATCGTCAATCAGACCTCTGATTGGGTCCCGATTGGAGACCGCTCGGATGCCTGCTGCACCTGGATGAGGAATCCAGAGAGAGTTTAGATGACTGGTTCCTAATCTGctctgtgacattttttttaaccttgtaCATGGTGCATAATCATGAGGCTACAGGATGCCCCAGAAAAAGAAATtcataaaccaaaaaaaaggtattaaatgtgtttcttgaaTTTATAACTTGGAAGAGAATTTGctaactgcaaaaaaaaaaatctccatcaATCATCCCTTGCTTTGTTTGACCTGTATTTGTCTCTGTGCTGTTATTTACCTCCATTAGTGTTTTTTCTTGGCAGTGGCCGGTTACGAGACTCAATAAACACTTGCTGTCCGCTCGTCTTCACCATGTGAACATCTTTGCAGATCTGCTGGAATGtcatctggagaaaaaaaaaaaacaggagatttATAAACATCATGACATAACAAAGCTGAAAGTCTGAAGTATCAGGCATATTgtaccaaatcaggacaacttTTCTTCCCCCAACCAGTAACCAAGCGACTAAAACGTAGGCAGATTTAAAGCCACTGGTTTCACATTGAGACTCACTGGTTTGTGTAGAGCCACTACGGCAGCAGCCTGTTTCATGGCGGGTCCGTTGCTGTCGCTGGACGAGGCGGCGGAGGCACTGAGGTGCTGCTGGTGTGAGCGTCGGGAGCCTCTTGAGCCACTGGAGCCGAGGGAGCTGTAGCCCTGAGAGCCGCCGCTGTGCACCGGCTGCACCAGTATCCGGTGGATCTGCTCGCTCAGCTGGACAACGTCGGGCGTGGTGACCCGACTCTCGCAGCTCTGCGGCATCGTGAACACGTCTTCATTCAAAGGGCTCCTGGAAATGTTAGAGCGCAAGAGACACGGTTGGTAACAAGATATTTGTAGatattttattacaaatatttgatttatGTTCAAACTATTTTGGTAAGTTATCCATTTTAAATGTACACAATGTCTACAACTTTATACCAAAACATGTGCCTGTGATCTTAAGGCTTTTTCTGCTAACTGACAACTCAGAAATGTCTTTCCAAGaaggcaaaatgaatcaatAATCTTACGTTCTGACTTTGTGCCGTCCTACAATGAACGCCACTTTGCGGCTCCAGGGGTTCACAAAGGAAGACCAGCTAGTGTCGATGGTCAGGTATTCCCCGCTGCGGGCGCACATCCTCAGGGCAGAATACTCAAACGGCTGCCCTGCAAACTGAAAGACTGAAGACAGATAAGAGAGGGAGTAATGTTAATATGACTTTAAAGAAGTGATTCATAAGAAAAAAGGTCATTTTCTCATGCCTGATTTATGTGAACAGCAGGTACATTGAATCCAGAGATTAGTGCTGGACAGACTCACTTTTTTCGTGAATGGCGACCATCATGGGCCTGTCGTCAGGGTGGATGTAGAGCAGGGTTGGTGTTCCCACTAAGTCCTGAGGCAGGTACCCTAACAATGGAACCGCCCTGAAAATACAAGATGTTTACACACTGTTAGAcatgaaaagtatttttattaCAGTCCTAGAGCAGAAAACTACTACTGTTGTTATCTCCAGCTACATTCACTCATGTGCACAGTAATTATTagatcattttgaaaaacactttTCCCAGAAGGCATCACATCAGTCAACCAGCTTATGAGTGCTCAAGCTCACTGACCTCTCGTCGACCTCCTGGAAGAGGCAGCTGGGAGTGTGACTGGTGGTGAAGATCCTCTTGTCTGGAGGAATACGAGGAGCTGAGAGGAACAACAGATTAGAGTCGTGTTTAGAGGACAGGCCGAGTGATAAACTCAAATATATAATCTGAATAAAtgattcaacatttagatgCAGTTTGGACAGTTATGGAGTCATTTGGTGTCCATAAATAAGATCCAtattcagaggaaaatgtgactTAGTCTGTCTCAAGCCTCTTTGATTTCTGTACATAATGATTAAGTCAAGAGCATCCTAAACTTCTTAAAAATTATAAAATGACAAGTTAGGAACACCATTACTTGGCTATACTGAAACTAGCTTCATGATTAAGGAAGGCTCTTATCTTGATACTCAAAGGCACCAAATTAGATTTGAAAGCTTTGGCAGAGTAACTCTGCTTTGTTGTCACTTTATCAGAAACATGCAGTAACTGTGATTCCAGGGTTATTGTGACATAACTGTATCAGTGCAGCCAAaaattcattttcatgttttattttgttctttaaacAATCTAAATCTTTCTCCCTGTGTGTGCCCCTCTCTTGGTTGTGgttgaaaacattttacttaGTTTCTATGCCGCTCCTGTGCAATAATAATGTGTGTAATGTGGAATCATTTAATATGTGTTTTCAAAGATACATTCTCCTTCTTCTACTGCATAAATACTGTAAGTATGGAGAGATTCGAACGACACATACCTTCATATCCAGAGTGGACTCTCTCTGCGATGAGCAGGCAGCAGGGCTGAGGCTCTGCAACATCTGAGTCTTTGATGGTGAGTTGGTAGGGCGTGAGGCGGAATGGGTAGTAACGCATCTCTCTGCCCTGTGCCTTGTCTGCACTGATGCGACAGAACATTGACTTCTCCTGAGTGCAATCTGCTGGAGATGAGGCTGGAGggacagagatggagagagtcagacatttaaaaaaaaaaaaaaaaaaaagactttcctGCTACACCATCTCACGACAAACAATATTTTTCTTCAACCCCTTTTCCCAAATTTCATTCTGCTTACCAGACCCGATGCAGGAGGCCCAGGGTGGCAGGCGGCAGGGTGCCGTGCCGCTGTAGAAAGTGCTGACATCCTGGGGGGCTAAAAGCTCAGAAAACATTTTCCCCTGGAGACACTCTGGTTTGCAGCGCAGCAGAGAGGAGCCCTGAGGTGAAACGTACACGACCTTGCCTGACAAGAAAGACACTGCCATGGAGAAAGTGTcctaaagagagaaaaacagaagaggagatGAGATAATGAGATTTTGTGTTGGGTGGCTAAGTGCACTGAATAAAAAGAACCAGAAAAAAGCTTTTCCTGAACTCTAGAAAAGcaaaagctgcagcagaatCTAATTTATCCACATTCTTTAGAAAGAAATGCCCCAAACACCACTATGTTGCGACCCCTTATTACAAACACTAAACTACTGGTGCTTTGATTAACTGTACCATTGATTGTATAAacttacagtgtttttgagTGTGTATTCTGAGGTGATG
This portion of the Labrus bergylta chromosome 22, fLabBer1.1, whole genome shotgun sequence genome encodes:
- the per1b gene encoding period circadian protein homolog 1b isoform X1, which translates into the protein MSYDNSKTPSSTTRGRVARAEEKENEQDAESEELNSPKIGGGQSSANVKTQEQGGKARRGSSPSGGSGSGSSSGHCRGANSDDMDGLSSGNDSGERESEGGMDRENGSRGRQSTRSSNSSNGKDSGMMLETTESNKSSNSQSLSPPSGSLAYSLLSTGSERDPPSTSGCSSNQSARVQTQKELMKAIKELKLRLPSERTTKGHSSTLNALKYALQCVKQVRANKEFYHQWSVEECHGCSLDLSAFTIEELDNITSEYTLKNTDTFSMAVSFLSGKVVYVSPQGSSLLRCKPECLQGKMFSELLAPQDVSTFYSGTAPCRLPPWASCIGSASSPADCTQEKSMFCRISADKAQGREMRYYPFRLTPYQLTIKDSDVAEPQPCCLLIAERVHSGYEAPRIPPDKRIFTTSHTPSCLFQEVDERAVPLLGYLPQDLVGTPTLLYIHPDDRPMMVAIHEKIFQFAGQPFEYSALRMCARSGEYLTIDTSWSSFVNPWSRKVAFIVGRHKVRTSPLNEDVFTMPQSCESRVTTPDVVQLSEQIHRILVQPVHSGGSQGYSSLGSSGSRGSRRSHQQHLSASAASSSDSNGPAMKQAAAVVALHKPMTFQQICKDVHMVKTSGQQVFIESRNRPLPRKNTNGGAAGIRAVSNRDPIRGLIDDLTKPPKALVPPALVRKDPPAGYSYQQINCLDSIIRYLESCNIPNTVKRKCGSSSCTSTSDEDKQQDANCKGGSVSLIGEPPPLPHLTMATKAESVASDPSQCSFSSTIVHVGDKKPPESDIIMEDAPTTPTTQLTPCTITPTRPAITPPPPPPPPHASPLPQTGQPERDSWRSGGGRMGLTKEVLSAHTQQEEQAFLDRFKDLSKLRVFDQTSSSGLRCHNTAANPLSRGVRCSRDYPAAGSSTGHRRGRGGKRLKPQESSDQHSSMGRSGSQLDNRIGTAPLPLNMPLGPPTNSSSWPSVGSQASIPSAPFAPGMLPIYPMYPPITQPFPQAVPIPDPSRFPIPQMVPPPQMVPPTQMVPPMMALVLPNYMFPQMGAPISQAVPTPGHFYNPNFSFPINAPASISNPVHVPIPTTCTPSRSSTPQSYSHTPADREGAESPLFQSRCSSPLNLLQLEESPSNRLEVATALAASQQATPSVQGGATQPLQSSANQGISDETSKENENGETNESNQDAMSTSSDLLDMLLHEDSRSGTGSAASGSGSSGTRSSGSGSGSNGCSSSGTSGTSSSQGSHTSKYFGSIDSSENDHSRKQTAGGSSSGGGDGGEEQFIKCVLQDPIWLLLANTDDKVMMTYQLPVRDMETVLREDREALRSMQKHQPRFNEEQKRELSQVHPWIRTGRLPRAINISGCAGCKSPPTVPAVAPFDVEIHEMELCSVLKGQEDGSKGKKSLCETAMDEAHPDDVDEEEEEEEEEVEQKNTKTLDSNQEMPAEELRACSEEKAKAQQAESHMTH